A region of the Microbacterium sp. SL75 genome:
GGTGATCCAGCCGGTGTCGACGGCGGTCATGAGGATGCCGTCGGTCTCGAACATCTCGCGGGCGCTCGTGCGCGTCAGCATGTTCAGCGCGGCCTTCGCCATGTTCGTGTGCGGGTGGCCGGGGCCCTTGTAGCCGCGACCGAAGACGCCCTCCATCGCCGAGACGTTGACGATGTACTTGCGCCGCGCCGAAGACGCCGCCATCGCGGGGCGCAGTCTGCTGACGAGCAGGAACGGCGCGGTCATGTTGGCCAGCTGCACCTCGAGCATCTCGAGGGGCTCGACCTGGTCGACGTGCTGCGTCCAGCTGTTGATGCGGTCCTCGTCGGGCACGAGCCCGCCCGCGTCGATCGCCGTTCCGGCCGCCAGACGCTCCAGCGACGACGACCCCGCCGCCATCGCCTCGGCGGTCAGCTCGTCCGCAGTGCGCGCGGCCGACGCGAGGATCGGGTGCGCCGACACCGACTGCGCGAGGGCGAGCGGGTGGGCGTCGTTCGTGTGGCCGAAGGTCACCAACTCGGGCAGGGGTCCCTCGGGCAGCGGTGCGAGTTCGGCATCCACCAGGGGTTTGTAGGCCCCCGGAGAGCGCCGAACCGTCTGCGCGGCGTTGTTGATCAGGATGTCGAGAGGACCCTCGGATGCCACGGACTCCGCCAACCCGATCACCTGGGCGGGGTCGCGCAGGTCGATGCCGACGACCTTGAGCCGGTGGATCCAGTCGGCGCTGTCGGGCAGCGACGAGAAGCGGCGCACCGCGTCGCGCGGGAAGCGCGTGGTGATGGTCGTGTGCGCGCCGTCGCGCAGCAGCCGCAGCGCGATGTACATGCCGATCTTCGCGCGGCCGCCGGTGAGCAGGGCCCGCTTGCCGGTGAGGTCGGTGCGGGCGTCGCGCTTGGCGTGGCTCATGGCCGCGCAGTCGGGGCAGAGCTGGTGGTAGAACGCGTCGACGAGGGTGTAATCCTGCTTGCAGATGTAGCAGGCGCGGGCCTTGATGAGTTCTCCGGCGAAGGGCATGGACGTGCGAGCGGCCAGCGGGATGCCGCGCGTCTCGTCGTCGATGCGGTCGGCGGCGCCCGTGGCGGTCGCGGCCACGACCGCGCGGTCGGCCTCGGCGATGCGCTGACGCTTCTCTTTGCGCGACTGGCGCTTGACGTCCTTGTAGAGCTTGCCGGTCTGGCGGCGCAGGGCGATGTACGCGGGATCCTCGGGGTCGAGCGAGGACGCGGCGTCGATGACGCGCAGCGCGATCTCGAGCTCGGTCGGATCGATGGATACCGCCCGCGCGGCATCGCGGTCGGGGTTCAGCTGTGTTTCGGGCACAGGGAAGTGTACCGAGGCGAATCTGGACGATCGGTGGGCCGGGCGTGTCGCGGCCCGGACCGCCGCGTCACGAAAACAGGGGATGCCACCAGAACAGGACGATTCGCCGTGAAACGGCCTGTTCTCAGCGAATCCCCTGTTCTCGACGCAGGCCCCCGGGAGCGGTCGGGCGCCGCGTCAGCGCTGCCCGGACTCGACCCAGCGGGTGTGCGCCTTCAGCGCGTGCAGCACCGCGAGACGCACGGCGACGTACAGCACCGCGCCGATCGCGACCAGGGCCACACCCCAGGTGAGCAGAAGGATCAACATGTGCGCCCCGAACATCCCGCGAGCCTAGCGGGAGGCGGGGGAAGCGGCAGTCGACGCGCGCGCCTCTCCCCCGACCGAAGCGCCCGTGCCCTCCGACACGTGGCGCGACCGGTCGTACCGCAGCAGCCACTTCTGCGCCGGGATCTCGACCGCCCGGTGCAGCACCCACGCGATCGCCAGCGCGATCGCGAAAGCGGCGAGCGCGAGCAGAAGCGCGTGCCGCCAGGGCAGCTGGGGGTGACCGTCGGGCCACGACGACGACACCGACGCGATCACGAGCAGGTGCACGAGGTAGAACGCGAACGACACGCGTCCGAGCTCCTGCCACACAGGGCGCGCGAGGAACGTCGACCGCCCGTGGGCGTCGGCGGCGGCGAGAGAGGCCACCAGCAGAGCGAACGACCCGACGGTCGCGGCCAGGCCGGGGTGGATGTCGGTGCCGGGGATCGGGGGAGCCTCCGACAGGGCGTAGCCCACGACGGCGAGCGGGACCGTGTAGCGCAGCTTCAGCGGCATCCATGCCCCGCTCTTCAGCACCAGCGCGAGGGTGACGCCCAGCACGAACTCGGGCAGGCGCAGGAGGGGAGTGGATGCCGCCGCCATCGGCACCGGAGACACCGCGGCGATCTGCGGGGCCAGGGCGACGAGCACGAGCGATCCCACGACCACGACGGTCCGAGCGCGGTTCGATAGACGCACGAGGGGCCGGATGAGGAACGGGAAGCTCAGATAGAAGAAGGCCTCGCACACGAGCGACCAGCTCGCGGGGTTGCCGGCCTGCCACCAGTCGGGCACCCAGCCGTTGACGAGGAAGACGTTCGCGACCAGGGGCGCCCGTCCCGCGGTCCGGATCTCGGGGACGAGGGTCGCCGCGGCGACCAGAGCCAGTCCCACGCCGACGAGATGCAGGGGGTAGATGCGGGCGAAGCGGTGCCAGTAGAACGACCCGGCGCTCTGGCGCGGCTTGTGGCCCCAGGCGAGCACGAAGCCCGAGAGGATGAAGAAGAGCGTCACGCCGGTCTTGCCGGCTTCGAAGACGAAGGCCCAGACGGTTCCGGCGGTGCCGCCGAAGTACTCGACCGCCATGAGGTGGTGACCGAAGATCAGCATCGCCGTCGCCCAGCGGAGCCCTGTCAGAGAGGGCAGGTGGCGCGCGGGGTTCGCGGGGTTCGCGGGGCGGGATGCCGTCGCCGGAGCCGTCACGCGAGGAGCGGGTGCCGTCAAGGTACTGATCGTCGTCGCCTCCGCGTCGTCTCGCTGGCCGGCGATCAGCGACCCGTGCGGGGCGCACGAGTCCACACCGACGCGAGAGAAAATACCGGTCGAGTGCCAAGAAAAGCCTGAAAGGCCCGGGGGTTGACGGCGACAGCCTCCCTTCTCCTGGACGAGGAGCGGACCCGGTGGATAGCCTGGCGACTCCGCGCCACGCAGGGGGAAGAGGGCAGATGGCCTCGCGTTCGATCGACCCGGTTCCGCCCGAGAAGCTCGCCCGCCGCGCGCGGGCTCTTGCGTTCGTGCTGGCGCCGATCTTCGTCGTCGTCGCGGTCATGTACCTGTGGATCGGTCTGGACGAGCCCACCCTCCTGGCGGGCGGGGTGACAGTCGGGCTGCTCAGCGTGCTGTGGCTGCTGGCCGCCGTTCGCCCGTCGCCGAACGTGCACCTCGCGGCCCTGGCGGTGGCAGGAGGCGGGGGCGTCATCGCCGCCGTGGTGGCGTTCGCTTCGATCTCGGCGACGAACGGCCTCTCGGTCACGTATCTGATCGGGGTGGTCATCAACATCGCCATCGGCTACTTCTTCGTGCGCCTGACCGTGCGGGCCCTCAGCGCCCCCTGAGCCCGCGCGCGGGAAGCCCCGACCGGCAATCCGAACCGAGCACGCCTCCGAAATGATCTCGGCGGTCCCCCACCCGAGGACCGCGCACTCGCCCGGAGGAATGATGTTCGAGACGCACACGCCCGCTTTGGCGCGCCTGGACGCGTTCACCAACGTGACCGATCTGCTCGTCCGCCGTGCGGAGGAAGCCCCCGATCACATCGCCTTCGAGGTGCCGACCGACAGCGGGTGGAAGCCGGTGACCACCGCGGCCTTCCTCGATGCCGTCCGCGCGCTCGCGAAGGGAATGGTCGGCGTCGGCCTGCAGCCCGGCGACACCGTGGCCATCATGGCGCCGACGCGCTACGAGTGGGCCGTCGCCGATCTCGCCACCTGGTTCGCCGGGGGCGTGGTCGTTCCCGTGTACGACTCGTCGTCGGCCTCGCAGGTCGATGCGATCGTGCGCGACGCCGGCGTGCGCCTCGCGGTCGCCGGAACCCGCGCGCACGCCGACCTCCTCACCGACGCACTCGCGCAGGCCGGGGACGAGACGCTCGGCACCTGGGCGATGGCGGGCGTCGAGAACGTCCCCTCGCTCGACGAGCTCAGCGCGCGGGGTGCCGATGTCTCCGAGGCCGAGCTCGAGAGCCGCCGCATCCGCGCCGGCCACGACGATCCGGCGACCATCGTCTACACCTCGGGAACGACCGGCGAGCCCAAGGGCGCCGTGCTCACGCACGCGAACTTCCTCGGTCAAGTGCTCAACATCGCCGCCGCGTACCGCGAAGTGGTGAACCCGCAGGGCAACACGATCATCTTCCTCCCGCTCGCCCATGTGCTCGCGCGCGGCCTGCAGCTCATCTGCATCGCGAGCGGCATGCGCATCGCGCACCTCTCCGAGCCGGCGCAGGTCGTGCCCACCCTCGCCGTGCTGCACCCGACCTTCCTCGTGGCGGTTCCCCGCGTCCTGCAGAAGATCCAGTCGGCCGCGGGCGAGAAAGCCGCCGAGAAGCACCTCGGCCGGCTGTGGGCTCGCGCCGTCGCCACCGCGATCCTCGGCGGGCGGTTCGAAGAGTTCCGGGATGCCGGCCACCCGCGCCGCGCTCCCCTCGGCTTCCGGGTGCGAAAGGCCGTCTTCGACGCGCTTTTCTACGCGCGGCTCCGTTCCGTGATGGGTGGGCGGGTCGGGTACATCCTGTCGGGAGGGGCGACCCTCGATCGCGATCTGTCGCTGTTCTTCCGGGGCATCGGGGTCCCGGTCATCGAGGGCTACGGCCTCACCGAGACGACCGCGCCGCTGACCGGAAACCTGCCGGGGCGCATCGCCTCGGGCACGGTGGGACTCCCCCTTCCCGGATCGACCGTGCGCATCAGCCCGCAGGGAGAGGTGCTCGCCCGCGGTGTGGGCGTGTTCTCGGGGTACCGCGACCCCCGTCACGACGCCGATGCATTCGTGGACGGTTTCTTCCGCACGGGCGACCTCGGTCGCATCGACGACTCGGGGCGGGTCATCCTCGAGGGCCGCCTGAAAGACGTCATCGTCACCTCGAACGGCAAGACGGTGGTGCCCGCCCGCTGGGAGGGCGCGGTCGAGGCGAGTCCGCTCGTGCAGCACGCCGTCATGATCGGCGAGGGCAAGCCCTACCTCTCGGCCCTGTTGATCCTCGATCCCGAGCAGTCGGCCGCCTGGGTGGCCGCGAACGGTTCTACGCTCGAGCCCGGCATTCCGGGCGCCGTGCGCGCGATCGACGACCCCCGCCTCACCGCCCACCTGCAGACCGCCGTCGACGCGGCGAATGCCCTCGTGTCGCGCAGTGAGCAGGTGCGCCGTTTCACCGTCGTGCTCGCCGACCTCGACGATCGCGAGCTCGTCACCCCGACTCTCAAGATCAAGCGCCGCGAGGTCCTGCACCGCGCCGCCGACACGATCGACACCCTGTACAGAGGAGCCGCATCATGACCGCACCCGTTCCCCCCACCTCGGAACGGTCCCCCGCGACCCGGAACCTCACGGCGCTCGTCGCCGTGGTGGTGGCCCTCGTCATCGGCGCGGGGCTCGCCGTCGCCGGAAGCTTCCGCGGTGCGCAGGTCGGTGGCATCCCGGTGTTCGCGATCGCTGTGACGGCGGCCTTCGTCATCCAGTTCGTCGTCTTCCTCCCCTCGGCCCTGCGCCGCACCGAGCGGTTCTTCGACCTGACCGGCAGCCTCACCTTCATCGCCGTCTCGATCGCCCTCGCCCTGCTCGCCCCCGCGCAGGACGCCCGCGGGTGGATCCTCGCCGCGATGGTCGTCGTGTGGGCCGCGCGCCTCGGTTCGTTCCTCTTCGCGCGTGTGCACCGGGCGGGTACCGACGGACGCTTCGACGAGATCAAGACGAACCCGCTGCGCTTCTTCCAGGTCTGGTGCATCCAGGGGCTCTGGGTGGCTCTCACCGCGTCGGCCGCCTGGATCGCCATGAGCGCGGATGCCGCCGACCGGGCGCCCCTCGACGGGTTCGCGGTTGCGGGGATCGTCGTGTGGCTCACCGGGATGGTGTTCGAGGTCGTCGCCGACCTCCAGAAGCAGGCGTTCCGCGCCGACCCCGCGAACAGGGGGGAGTTCATCCGCACGGGCCTGTGGTCGCGGTCCCGGCATCCCAACTACTTCGGCGAGATCCTCGTGTGGGTCGGTGTCTTCCTCGTCGCCGTGCCCGTGCTGAAGGGCTGGCAGTGGGTCGCCGTCCTGTCGCCGCTGTTCGTGGTGCTGTTGCTGACGCGGGTCAGCGGCATCCCTCTGCTCGAGAAGCGCGCCGACGAGCGCTGGGGCGACCGGTCCGACTACCTCGCCTACCGTGACCGCACTCCGGTGCTGATCCCGGCGCTGACCGCGCGGTCGTGAGGTGCCCGACGCTCACGCCGCGACGAGCTGCGCCGCAACCCGCGCGATCCGCGCACGCAGCTCCGAGACGGTGCGGTCGAACGCCTCCACGCTGCCGCTGTTCGCGGGGTCGCGGATCGACCAGTGCACGTCGTCGCGGCCCTTCATCTGCTCGTGCGCCTGGTCGCACACGCTGATCAAGAAGTCGCCGGGGCGCGCCACCTGGTCGAGCGCTCGGGGCCTGGCATCCGGGTCCAAAGGAATGCCGTGGCGGGTCGCTGCGTCGATCGTTCCCGGATTCACGCGATCGGCCGGGTGCATTCCTGCGGAGGCGGCGGGAATGCCGCTGTGGTCCACCCAGATCGCCTGGGCGAGCTGAGATCGGGCGGAATTGGCGGTGCAGACGAAGACGACGCGACCGCCCACCGACGTGGGGTCGGCGGCGAGCGCCGAGAATGCGTCGGGGATCAGTTGCAGGTAGGTGCGGCGGCCGTCGAATTCGGAGCGCACCCGCCGCACGATTCCCCGTTCGTGCAGCACATTGGTGTGGAAGGCCACGAGGTTCGACTTCATTCCGAGGGCGGCCGCGATCTCGCTCGACGACATGTCTCCGACCGCCAGAAGGTCGACGATCCGCAGACGACCGCGGTCTCCGAGCGCCGCGAAAGCGTTCGCCCTGCGCTGAAGGTCGTCCATTATGCACCCCAAGAATGCGCCGCGCCATCGGTCGCAGCAAAGTCTTTTCACTCAGTAGCGTTTGAGCGATCGCGACCGGCACAGGTCCATGTCACCGGTCGCGATCACTAGACAATCACAGCAACGAGGGAGTTTCCCATGGGTATCGGCAGCGGCATCGCACTCTTCGTGATCGGTGCCATCCTGGCCTTCGCGGTCAACCTCGACCTCGGTGGCGTGGCGAATCTTCAGACCATCGGGTACATCCTGATGGCCGCGGGCGTCGTCGTCTTCGTGATCAGCCTGGTCTTCATGTTCCGTCGTCGTTCGGTCGAGTCCACGACCCGTTCCACGGTCGACCCGGCCAGCGGCCAGAGCGTCACCACCCGTCGCACCAGCGACAACGGCGACCCCCTCGTGTGACGACCCTGTCCGAGCTCCACCCGCACGGCGAC
Encoded here:
- a CDS encoding SDR family oxidoreductase — its product is MPETQLNPDRDAARAVSIDPTELEIALRVIDAASSLDPEDPAYIALRRQTGKLYKDVKRQSRKEKRQRIAEADRAVVAATATGAADRIDDETRGIPLAARTSMPFAGELIKARACYICKQDYTLVDAFYHQLCPDCAAMSHAKRDARTDLTGKRALLTGGRAKIGMYIALRLLRDGAHTTITTRFPRDAVRRFSSLPDSADWIHRLKVVGIDLRDPAQVIGLAESVASEGPLDILINNAAQTVRRSPGAYKPLVDAELAPLPEGPLPELVTFGHTNDAHPLALAQSVSAHPILASAARTADELTAEAMAAGSSSLERLAAGTAIDAGGLVPDEDRINSWTQHVDQVEPLEMLEVQLANMTAPFLLVSRLRPAMAASSARRKYIVNVSAMEGVFGRGYKGPGHPHTNMAKAALNMLTRTSAREMFETDGILMTAVDTGWITDERPHFTKVRLAEEGFHAPLDLVDGAARVYDPIVRGEAGEDLFGIFLKDYSKGSW
- a CDS encoding acyltransferase family protein, which translates into the protein MTAPAPRVTAPATASRPANPANPARHLPSLTGLRWATAMLIFGHHLMAVEYFGGTAGTVWAFVFEAGKTGVTLFFILSGFVLAWGHKPRQSAGSFYWHRFARIYPLHLVGVGLALVAAATLVPEIRTAGRAPLVANVFLVNGWVPDWWQAGNPASWSLVCEAFFYLSFPFLIRPLVRLSNRARTVVVVGSLVLVALAPQIAAVSPVPMAAASTPLLRLPEFVLGVTLALVLKSGAWMPLKLRYTVPLAVVGYALSEAPPIPGTDIHPGLAATVGSFALLVASLAAADAHGRSTFLARPVWQELGRVSFAFYLVHLLVIASVSSSWPDGHPQLPWRHALLLALAAFAIALAIAWVLHRAVEIPAQKWLLRYDRSRHVSEGTGASVGGEARASTAASPASR
- a CDS encoding AMP-dependent synthetase/ligase, which translates into the protein MFETHTPALARLDAFTNVTDLLVRRAEEAPDHIAFEVPTDSGWKPVTTAAFLDAVRALAKGMVGVGLQPGDTVAIMAPTRYEWAVADLATWFAGGVVVPVYDSSSASQVDAIVRDAGVRLAVAGTRAHADLLTDALAQAGDETLGTWAMAGVENVPSLDELSARGADVSEAELESRRIRAGHDDPATIVYTSGTTGEPKGAVLTHANFLGQVLNIAAAYREVVNPQGNTIIFLPLAHVLARGLQLICIASGMRIAHLSEPAQVVPTLAVLHPTFLVAVPRVLQKIQSAAGEKAAEKHLGRLWARAVATAILGGRFEEFRDAGHPRRAPLGFRVRKAVFDALFYARLRSVMGGRVGYILSGGATLDRDLSLFFRGIGVPVIEGYGLTETTAPLTGNLPGRIASGTVGLPLPGSTVRISPQGEVLARGVGVFSGYRDPRHDADAFVDGFFRTGDLGRIDDSGRVILEGRLKDVIVTSNGKTVVPARWEGAVEASPLVQHAVMIGEGKPYLSALLILDPEQSAAWVAANGSTLEPGIPGAVRAIDDPRLTAHLQTAVDAANALVSRSEQVRRFTVVLADLDDRELVTPTLKIKRREVLHRAADTIDTLYRGAAS
- a CDS encoding DUF1295 domain-containing protein, encoding MTAPVPPTSERSPATRNLTALVAVVVALVIGAGLAVAGSFRGAQVGGIPVFAIAVTAAFVIQFVVFLPSALRRTERFFDLTGSLTFIAVSIALALLAPAQDARGWILAAMVVVWAARLGSFLFARVHRAGTDGRFDEIKTNPLRFFQVWCIQGLWVALTASAAWIAMSADAADRAPLDGFAVAGIVVWLTGMVFEVVADLQKQAFRADPANRGEFIRTGLWSRSRHPNYFGEILVWVGVFLVAVPVLKGWQWVAVLSPLFVVLLLTRVSGIPLLEKRADERWGDRSDYLAYRDRTPVLIPALTARS
- a CDS encoding ArsR family transcriptional regulator, with the translated sequence MDDLQRRANAFAALGDRGRLRIVDLLAVGDMSSSEIAAALGMKSNLVAFHTNVLHERGIVRRVRSEFDGRRTYLQLIPDAFSALAADPTSVGGRVVFVCTANSARSQLAQAIWVDHSGIPAASAGMHPADRVNPGTIDAATRHGIPLDPDARPRALDQVARPGDFLISVCDQAHEQMKGRDDVHWSIRDPANSGSVEAFDRTVSELRARIARVAAQLVAA
- a CDS encoding DUF6458 family protein, translating into MGIGSGIALFVIGAILAFAVNLDLGGVANLQTIGYILMAAGVVVFVISLVFMFRRRSVESTTRSTVDPASGQSVTTRRTSDNGDPLV